One region of Rhodophyticola sp. CCM32 genomic DNA includes:
- a CDS encoding helicase-related protein, whose protein sequence is MSDQGRIVAVLGPTNTGKTHYAIERMLAHRTGVIGLPLRLLAREVYDRLVALRGPSVVALVTGEERIVPPRTQYWVCTVEAMPQGNGSDFLAVDEIQLCADPERGHVFTDRLLHARGLHETLFLGADTMRSAIAALVPGVQFMRRERFSELTYTGSKKISRMVPRAAIVGFSVENVYAIAELLRRTRGGAAVVMGALSPRTRNAQVDLYQNGDVDVLVATDAIGMGLNLDIRHVAFSGLRKFDGRRMRDLMPNELAQIAGRAGRYTEPGTFGVTGEAHPLDDPVVEAISAHRFAPVRKLQWRNTRLEFGTVDRLIASLQDHTQNEWLSRAREADDLMALKAISGQADVAGRISGAQDVKRLWDVCRIPDFRGVSHAEHISLLAGIFDYLHDLGRVPDDWLARQVKRIDRSDGDIDTLSKRLAYIRTWTYVAQRKGWVDDESHWRGATRAVEDRLSDALHERLTQRFVDRRTSVLMRRLKQKESLVAEVNDKGEVTVEGQFVGRLEGFRFRQDASASADEAKTLQQAAVVALRPEFHLRADRFYNAPDTEFDYTEQGGLMWGDQAVGKLVAGADALKPVAEAFVDDDAGPEVMQKVQRRLQHFIDRKVATLFEPLLAMSKDEALSGLARGFAFRMVEALGVLPRPDVAGDVKALDQDARGLLRKHGVRFGQFTIFQHLLLKPAPTRLRLVLWGLAKGLDEFPESPPPGLVTIPNAEDPPAGYYTMSGYRPAGARAIRIDMLERLADMLRQQDTRGGFEATADMLSITGMTLEQFADLMGGLGYKADRGERVKVKAIPAPAASDTPDPAPAEVPGETPGETPPDTPQETPVTPPVETPPVAPPPEMSPEISADTTPEAPAEAAAADIAPAEETAADQSPEMEVFYTFAWAPRRRPSQQGQRRNDGGGGKPRGRKGKPQGKPGGKPQRKDKPQNFSARPERKKDRIDPDNPFAQALAGLKDKS, encoded by the coding sequence GCTGGTCACCGGCGAGGAACGGATCGTGCCGCCGCGCACCCAGTATTGGGTCTGCACGGTCGAGGCGATGCCGCAGGGCAATGGCTCGGATTTTCTGGCGGTCGATGAGATTCAGCTTTGCGCCGACCCGGAACGGGGCCATGTGTTTACGGATCGGCTGCTGCATGCGCGCGGATTGCATGAAACCCTGTTTCTGGGCGCCGACACCATGCGCAGCGCCATTGCCGCACTTGTGCCCGGTGTGCAGTTCATGCGGCGGGAGCGGTTTTCAGAACTGACATATACCGGTTCGAAAAAGATCAGCCGGATGGTGCCGCGCGCGGCCATCGTCGGCTTCTCGGTCGAGAATGTCTATGCGATTGCCGAACTGTTGCGGCGCACCAGAGGCGGGGCGGCGGTTGTCATGGGCGCGCTGAGCCCACGGACCCGCAATGCGCAGGTGGACCTGTATCAGAATGGCGATGTGGATGTGCTGGTGGCGACCGATGCAATCGGCATGGGGCTGAACCTCGATATCCGGCATGTGGCGTTTTCGGGTCTGCGCAAATTCGACGGGCGCAGAATGCGCGATTTAATGCCGAATGAACTGGCCCAGATCGCGGGCCGTGCCGGGCGCTATACGGAACCCGGCACATTCGGCGTGACGGGGGAGGCGCACCCGCTGGACGACCCGGTGGTGGAGGCGATCAGCGCCCACCGGTTTGCGCCGGTGCGCAAACTGCAATGGCGCAATACGCGGCTGGAATTCGGCACTGTCGACCGCCTGATCGCCTCGCTGCAGGATCACACACAGAATGAATGGCTGTCGCGGGCCCGGGAAGCCGATGATCTTATGGCGCTGAAGGCGATTTCGGGGCAGGCGGATGTGGCCGGGCGGATCAGTGGTGCGCAGGATGTGAAACGCCTTTGGGATGTGTGCCGTATCCCCGATTTCCGGGGGGTCAGCCATGCCGAACATATCAGTCTTCTGGCGGGAATTTTCGACTATCTGCATGATCTGGGCCGGGTCCCGGATGATTGGCTGGCGCGCCAGGTCAAGCGGATTGATCGCAGCGATGGCGATATTGACACGTTGTCGAAACGATTGGCGTATATCCGCACATGGACCTATGTGGCGCAGCGGAAGGGCTGGGTTGATGATGAATCCCATTGGCGTGGCGCCACGCGTGCCGTAGAAGACCGCCTGTCAGACGCGTTGCATGAGCGTCTGACGCAAAGATTTGTCGACCGGCGCACCTCTGTGCTGATGCGCCGGTTGAAGCAGAAGGAGAGCCTTGTGGCCGAGGTGAATGACAAAGGCGAAGTGACAGTCGAGGGCCAGTTTGTCGGCCGGCTGGAGGGATTCCGGTTTCGGCAGGATGCCTCGGCAAGCGCGGATGAGGCGAAAACCCTGCAACAGGCCGCGGTCGTGGCCCTGCGGCCTGAATTCCACTTGCGCGCCGACCGGTTCTATAACGCGCCGGATACCGAGTTCGATTACACCGAACAGGGGGGCCTGATGTGGGGCGATCAGGCGGTGGGCAAGCTGGTGGCGGGGGCGGATGCGCTGAAACCCGTGGCTGAGGCGTTTGTCGATGACGACGCGGGCCCCGAGGTCATGCAGAAGGTTCAGCGGCGCTTGCAGCATTTCATCGACCGCAAGGTGGCCACATTGTTCGAGCCGCTGCTGGCGATGTCGAAAGATGAGGCGCTGAGCGGTCTGGCGCGCGGGTTTGCCTTTCGCATGGTCGAGGCGCTTGGCGTTCTGCCCCGCCCGGATGTGGCCGGGGATGTGAAGGCGCTGGATCAGGATGCGCGCGGATTGCTGCGCAAGCACGGGGTGCGCTTTGGCCAGTTCACCATCTTCCAGCATCTGTTGCTGAAACCGGCGCCTACGCGCCTGCGTCTGGTTCTTTGGGGTCTGGCCAAGGGGCTGGACGAATTTCCCGAAAGCCCGCCCCCTGGCCTGGTCACCATCCCCAATGCCGAAGATCCGCCCGCTGGCTATTACACCATGTCGGGTTATCGCCCGGCGGGCGCGCGGGCGATCCGTATCGACATGCTGGAGCGTCTGGCCGATATGCTGCGTCAGCAGGATACACGCGGCGGGTTCGAGGCGACGGCGGATATGTTGTCGATCACCGGTATGACGCTGGAACAGTTTGCCGATCTGATGGGCGGGCTTGGCTATAAGGCGGATCGCGGGGAACGGGTGAAGGTGAAAGCAATACCTGCCCCTGCGGCCTCTGACACGCCCGATCCGGCACCGGCAGAAGTGCCTGGGGAAACGCCCGGCGAAACCCCGCCCGATACGCCGCAGGAAACCCCGGTGACGCCCCCGGTCGAGACCCCGCCGGTGGCGCCGCCGCCGGAAATGTCCCCCGAGATATCGGCGGATACCACGCCGGAAGCCCCCGCCGAGGCAGCCGCAGCCGATATTGCACCCGCTGAGGAAACCGCCGCAGATCAAAGCCCCGAGATGGAGGTGTTCTACACCTTTGCCTGGGCCCCGCGCCGACGCCCCAGCCAGCAGGGCCAGCGTCGCAATGATGGCGGTGGTGGAAAACCCCGGGGCAGGAAAGGCAAGCCGCAGGGCAAACCCGGTGGCAAACCACAGCGGAAGGACAAACCGCAGAACTTTTCGGCCCGGCCTGAGCGTAAGAAAGACCGGATCGACCCGGACAACCCGTTTGCGCAAGCGCTTGCGGGGCTGAAGGACAAATCCTGA
- a CDS encoding RNA-binding S4 domain-containing protein → MLSDKTKDRLDKWLWQARFFKTRSRATTRVSEGHVRVNGEKVHKKATLVSPGDVLTFPQGRLIRVVRIVGLATRRGPAPEAQALYEDMTPPSDPVPDRVGARPTKKVRRDLDALHRDTE, encoded by the coding sequence ATCCTGAGCGACAAGACCAAAGACCGGCTGGACAAATGGCTCTGGCAGGCGCGGTTTTTCAAGACCCGCAGCCGGGCCACGACACGTGTGTCGGAGGGCCATGTCCGGGTGAATGGCGAAAAAGTGCATAAAAAGGCCACCCTGGTCAGCCCCGGTGATGTGCTGACCTTCCCGCAGGGGCGGTTGATCCGGGTTGTGCGCATCGTCGGGCTGGCCACACGGCGCGGCCCGGCCCCGGAGGCGCAGGCGCTGTATGAGGATATGACCCCGCCATCAGACCCGGTTCCCGACCGTGTCGGCGCCCGCCCAACAAAGAAGGTCCGGCGCGATCTGGATGCGCTTCACCGGGACACGGAATAG
- the fdxA gene encoding ferredoxin FdxA: MTYIVTENCIACKYTDCVEVCPVDCFYEGENMLVIHPDECIDCGVCEPECPADAIRPDTEPDMESWVEFNRKYSEAWPVIITKKDQLPEAEDMDGKPGKMELFSEAAGEGG; encoded by the coding sequence ATGACCTACATCGTCACTGAAAATTGCATCGCCTGCAAATACACCGATTGTGTGGAGGTCTGCCCCGTGGATTGCTTCTATGAGGGGGAGAATATGCTGGTGATCCACCCCGATGAATGCATTGATTGCGGTGTTTGCGAACCCGAATGCCCCGCCGATGCGATCCGCCCGGATACAGAGCCGGATATGGAAAGCTGGGTTGAGTTCAACCGTAAGTATTCCGAGGCCTGGCCGGTGATCATCACCAAGAAAGATCAGTTGCCCGAAGCCGAGGACATGGACGGTAAACCCGGCAAGATGGAGCTGTTTTCCGAAGCGGCGGGCGAAGGTGGTTGA
- a CDS encoding CarD family transcriptional regulator, whose protein sequence is MSKSRKSQDFSPNEYVVYPAHGVGQIVSIEEQEIAGFVLELFVISFEKDKMTLRVPTAKATEVGMRSLSSPDVVTKALDTLKGKARVKRAMWSRRAQEYEQKINSGDLIAIAEVVRDLHRADDQREQSYSERQLYEAALERLTRELAAVNGMDEAGAQKRVDDVLSARAAAA, encoded by the coding sequence ATGAGTAAATCACGTAAATCGCAGGATTTCAGCCCCAATGAATACGTGGTCTATCCGGCCCATGGGGTCGGTCAGATCGTCTCTATCGAAGAGCAGGAGATCGCCGGATTCGTCCTGGAACTGTTCGTGATCTCTTTCGAGAAAGACAAAATGACCTTGCGGGTGCCAACGGCCAAGGCAACCGAGGTGGGCATGCGTTCACTCTCCAGCCCCGATGTGGTGACCAAGGCGCTGGATACGCTGAAGGGCAAGGCCCGGGTGAAGCGCGCCATGTGGTCCCGCCGGGCCCAGGAATATGAACAAAAGATCAATTCGGGCGATCTGATCGCGATCGCCGAGGTGGTGCGCGACCTGCATCGCGCCGATGACCAGCGCGAGCAGAGCTATTCCGAGCGTCAGCTTTATGAAGCGGCACTGGAGCGTCTGACCCGGGAACTGGCTGCTGTGAACGGCATGGATGAGGCCGGGGCGCAGAAACGTGTCGATGATGTGCTTTCGGCCCGCGCTGCCGCTGCCTGA
- a CDS encoding glucose-6-phosphate isomerase, with the protein MSKTLIIALIGGTFALAGCQLSNQDRSNLGLLGGAAGGVLLADALDANSEMTIVAGIAGAAAGTMIARGTQQDRCAYATGDGSTVYYAACP; encoded by the coding sequence ATGTCGAAGACCCTTATCATCGCCCTGATTGGCGGCACTTTCGCGCTGGCGGGTTGCCAGCTGTCAAATCAGGACCGCTCTAATCTTGGCCTTCTCGGTGGCGCTGCCGGCGGTGTGCTTCTGGCGGACGCGCTGGATGCCAACTCTGAAATGACCATTGTCGCAGGAATTGCAGGCGCTGCTGCCGGTACGATGATTGCGCGCGGCACGCAGCAGGATCGCTGCGCCTATGCAACCGGTGATGGTTCGACAGTTTACTACGCTGCCTGCCCCTAG
- the cobS gene encoding adenosylcobinamide-GDP ribazoletransferase, with protein sequence MANNVFRCDDPSFGVYRSFGDAPRDRKAQLMSKGNISDTQLARASDIWLALGLLTRLPLPAGGAPERGAQAAWAWPLAGLVLGLLGVGMIWLGRWFDLPGGLISALVLAVMILASGALHEDGLADMADGIWGGWTVEQRLDIMRDSRIGTYGVLALVLSLLARWSLIGALLSTPLALVAAAVIGRAPMVTVMALVRPAREDGLSRNTGQPEGRTAWLSAGVAMIIAITLTGWAGVMACVVAYLVAGAVAWLAHSKIGGQTGDVLGASQQLAEIAALAVLVTSLSYSVFD encoded by the coding sequence ATGGCCAATAATGTCTTTCGTTGCGATGATCCCAGCTTTGGTGTTTATCGCAGCTTTGGCGACGCACCACGCGACAGAAAGGCCCAGTTGATGTCCAAGGGCAACATCTCCGATACGCAGCTTGCCCGGGCAAGCGACATCTGGCTGGCGCTTGGCCTGCTGACCCGCCTGCCCCTGCCTGCCGGTGGCGCGCCTGAACGCGGGGCGCAGGCGGCCTGGGCCTGGCCCCTGGCGGGTCTGGTTCTGGGCCTGTTGGGTGTGGGTATGATCTGGCTGGGTCGCTGGTTTGACCTGCCCGGGGGGCTGATATCTGCGCTGGTGCTGGCCGTGATGATTCTGGCCAGCGGGGCGCTGCACGAGGATGGTCTGGCCGATATGGCCGATGGTATCTGGGGCGGCTGGACGGTGGAACAACGGCTGGACATCATGCGCGACAGCCGGATCGGCACCTATGGCGTTCTGGCCCTGGTGCTCAGCCTGCTGGCGCGCTGGTCATTGATCGGCGCGCTGCTTTCCACACCTCTGGCCCTCGTCGCAGCCGCAGTGATTGGCCGGGCCCCGATGGTTACGGTCATGGCGCTTGTCAGGCCCGCGCGGGAAGACGGCCTGTCACGAAATACCGGGCAGCCAGAGGGGCGCACGGCCTGGCTGTCTGCCGGAGTAGCAATGATAATCGCCATCACCCTGACCGGTTGGGCCGGGGTGATGGCGTGTGTTGTGGCCTATCTTGTGGCGGGCGCGGTGGCCTGGCTGGCACATTCAAAAATCGGCGGCCAGACGGGCGACGTTCTGGGCGCCAGTCAACAACTGGCCGAAATCGCCGCCCTTGCCGTACTTGTTACGTCGCTGTCTTATAGCGTTTTCGATTAA
- the cobT gene encoding nicotinate-nucleotide--dimethylbenzimidazole phosphoribosyltransferase, which produces MADTPKTRTALCAALKQAPGPDADATRAAGARNGQLTKPPGALGRLEDLAIWYAGWRGDPQPQITRSQALVFAGNHGVVARGVSAFPAEVTAQMVANFQAGGAAINQLCKAAGAELSVHALDLDHPTEDFTQGPAMSEAGLMAAIATGWEAVNPEADLLITGEMGIGNTTSAAAIALALFGGDAGDWTGRGTGVDADGLAVKMKTVRDGLAANPGAAGDPLEALRCLGGRELAAMAGAIAHARLLRIPVILDGFICTTAAATLAQAVPGALDHTVAGHASAEQAHGRLLAALGKEPLLALDMRLGEGSGAALAIQILKAALACHSGMATFAEAGVAAG; this is translated from the coding sequence ATGGCAGACACGCCCAAAACCCGGACCGCCCTTTGTGCGGCTCTGAAACAGGCCCCGGGGCCGGATGCGGATGCGACCCGGGCCGCGGGTGCGCGCAACGGGCAACTGACCAAACCCCCCGGCGCGCTTGGCCGGCTGGAGGATCTGGCGATCTGGTATGCGGGTTGGCGCGGCGATCCACAACCGCAGATCACGAGATCGCAGGCGCTTGTCTTCGCGGGGAATCACGGGGTTGTCGCACGGGGTGTCAGCGCCTTTCCGGCAGAGGTGACCGCGCAGATGGTTGCGAATTTTCAGGCCGGGGGCGCGGCGATCAACCAGCTTTGCAAAGCTGCGGGTGCGGAGTTGAGCGTGCATGCGCTGGATCTGGATCACCCCACAGAGGATTTCACCCAAGGGCCTGCCATGTCCGAGGCCGGCTTGATGGCTGCCATCGCCACCGGCTGGGAAGCGGTGAACCCGGAGGCTGATCTGCTGATCACCGGTGAAATGGGGATCGGCAACACAACCTCTGCCGCTGCCATCGCCCTGGCACTGTTTGGCGGCGATGCGGGGGATTGGACAGGCAGGGGCACAGGTGTGGACGCGGACGGGCTTGCGGTGAAGATGAAAACTGTGCGCGACGGGCTGGCCGCCAATCCCGGTGCTGCGGGTGATCCGCTGGAGGCGCTGCGCTGTCTGGGCGGGCGGGAGCTTGCCGCCATGGCCGGGGCCATCGCCCATGCGCGCCTGTTGCGCATTCCGGTGATACTGGACGGGTTTATCTGCACTACGGCGGCTGCGACCCTTGCCCAGGCTGTGCCCGGCGCACTTGATCATACGGTGGCGGGCCATGCCTCGGCCGAACAGGCCCATGGCCGCCTGCTGGCCGCGCTTGGGAAAGAACCTCTGCTGGCGCTGGATATGCGGCTTGGCGAAGGCAGCGGCGCCGCCCTTGCGATACAGATCCTCAAAGCCGCACTGGCCTGCCATTCCGGGATGGCGACATTTGCCGAGGCAGGTGTCGCAGCGGGGTGA
- a CDS encoding monovalent cation:proton antiporter-2 (CPA2) family protein: MDDFLLQATIYLGAMVIAVPLSVRFGMGSVLGYLLAGILIGPVLGLVGAETEDLQHFAEFGVVLMLFLIGLELDPKGLWEMRKKLIGLGGAQILLSTAALAGGAVMLGFDWQTALAIGMILALSSTAIVLQTLNEKGLMQTDGGRSAFSVLLTQDIAVIPMLALLPLLSIPNLVRLGGDGSIQRGVEENTHATLSLVEGLPGWGVTLVTLGAVAAVILAGYYLSHPLFRFIHMARLREMYTAVALVIVVGIAFLMILVGLSPALGAFVAGVVLANSEFRHELEADIQPFKGLLLGLFFITVGAGINFAVLWADLFIVVGLTLAIMIIKGLLLFAIGLVFRLRGRNLWLFTLGLAQAGEFGFVLIAFSLQQSVLAAHVGQSLLLVVALSMLLTPLFYILYEMLSQRMADTAEDLPEPDKIDTKAPIIIAGIGRFGQVVNRMIQASGYKTVVLDNDLAMIRLMRNFGFRGFFGDPTRPELLHAAGLENAKVLVVAVDDKQAALRLVAYARRLRPDISITARAHDRLHVYELYNAGADHIVREMFDSSLRAARYVLEDMGLTDYEAHEVETAFYRHDRHNLRTLAEVWKPGTPVAQNEAYMARARELNNNLETALVSQLDEMVDEEPPQSGARRTRSDAGALQGVITRHSETGQGEG; this comes from the coding sequence ATGGACGATTTCCTGCTACAGGCCACAATCTATCTTGGTGCGATGGTCATCGCCGTGCCGCTGTCGGTGCGGTTCGGCATGGGGTCAGTTCTGGGCTATCTGCTGGCGGGGATCCTGATCGGCCCGGTTCTGGGTCTGGTTGGTGCGGAAACCGAAGACCTGCAGCATTTCGCGGAATTCGGCGTGGTTCTGATGCTGTTCCTGATCGGGCTGGAACTGGACCCCAAGGGCCTGTGGGAGATGCGCAAGAAGCTGATCGGGCTGGGGGGCGCGCAAATTCTGCTTAGCACCGCAGCCCTGGCAGGCGGTGCGGTGATGCTGGGATTTGACTGGCAGACGGCGCTTGCGATCGGGATGATCCTGGCCCTGTCCTCGACCGCGATCGTTTTGCAGACATTGAACGAAAAGGGGCTGATGCAGACCGATGGCGGGCGGTCGGCCTTTTCCGTGTTGCTGACGCAGGATATCGCAGTGATCCCCATGCTGGCCCTGTTGCCATTGCTGTCGATCCCCAATCTGGTCAGGCTTGGCGGCGATGGCTCGATCCAGCGCGGGGTCGAGGAAAACACCCATGCCACCCTGTCCCTGGTCGAGGGCCTGCCCGGCTGGGGTGTGACGCTGGTGACCCTGGGCGCGGTCGCGGCGGTTATTCTGGCGGGCTATTACCTGTCGCATCCGCTGTTCCGTTTCATCCACATGGCGCGCCTGCGCGAGATGTATACCGCCGTGGCGCTGGTCATTGTTGTCGGCATCGCCTTTCTGATGATCCTTGTGGGTCTGTCCCCCGCCCTTGGGGCTTTTGTGGCCGGGGTGGTGCTTGCGAACTCGGAATTCCGGCATGAGTTGGAGGCGGATATCCAGCCTTTCAAAGGTCTGCTTCTGGGGCTTTTCTTCATCACCGTGGGGGCGGGTATCAATTTTGCCGTGCTTTGGGCCGATCTGTTCATCGTGGTCGGGCTGACCCTTGCGATCATGATCATCAAGGGTCTGCTGCTGTTTGCGATCGGTCTGGTGTTCCGGTTGCGCGGGCGCAATCTCTGGCTGTTCACGCTTGGTCTGGCCCAGGCAGGCGAATTCGGCTTTGTGCTGATCGCCTTCTCACTGCAGCAATCGGTTCTCGCCGCGCATGTGGGGCAATCGCTGCTGCTGGTGGTGGCACTGTCGATGCTGCTGACACCGCTGTTCTACATCCTCTATGAGATGCTCAGCCAACGGATGGCCGATACGGCGGAAGATTTGCCCGAGCCCGACAAGATCGACACCAAGGCCCCGATCATCATCGCAGGGATTGGCCGTTTCGGGCAGGTTGTGAACCGGATGATCCAGGCTTCGGGTTATAAAACCGTGGTGCTGGACAATGATCTGGCGATGATCCGGCTGATGCGCAATTTCGGGTTTCGCGGCTTTTTCGGGGATCCGACCCGGCCTGAATTGCTGCATGCGGCGGGGCTGGAGAATGCAAAGGTTCTGGTGGTGGCGGTGGATGACAAACAGGCGGCCCTGCGTCTGGTGGCCTATGCCCGCCGTCTGCGGCCCGATATTTCCATCACCGCCCGGGCCCATGACCGGCTGCATGTGTATGAGCTTTATAATGCGGGCGCCGATCATATCGTGCGCGAGATGTTTGACAGTTCCCTGCGCGCGGCGCGCTATGTGCTGGAGGATATGGGGCTGACCGATTACGAGGCCCATGAGGTGGAAACCGCGTTTTATCGCCATGACCGGCATAACCTGCGGACGCTGGCAGAAGTCTGGAAACCCGGCACCCCCGTGGCCCAGAACGAGGCCTATATGGCCCGCGCGCGTGAGTTGAACAACAATCTGGAAACCGCTTTGGTCAGCCAGCTGGATGAGATGGTGGATGAAGAGCCGCCGCAATCCGGGGCACGACGGACCCGCAGCGATGCGGGTGCCCTGCAAGGCGTGATCACCCGGCACAGTGAAACCGGACAGGGCGAAGGGTAA
- a CDS encoding Lrp/AsnC family transcriptional regulator: MLDDTDRRLLKALQKDASLTAQELGDHLNLSASQAGRRRQRLETLGLLTGTRATVDPGRVGLGVQAFVQVQMASHSDDTAAGFAQLVRAQEAITAAFTLTGEADYLLRIWCADLQSLHRIIHGILLPHPAVARVQSQIVMDQMKPDAPLPL; encoded by the coding sequence ATGCTGGATGACACTGACCGCCGCCTTCTGAAAGCCCTGCAGAAAGATGCCAGCCTGACCGCACAGGAGCTTGGCGATCACCTGAACCTGTCGGCCAGTCAGGCCGGGCGGCGGCGGCAACGTCTGGAAACCCTTGGGCTGCTGACCGGCACCCGCGCCACTGTCGACCCGGGTCGTGTGGGTTTGGGGGTGCAGGCTTTCGTACAGGTGCAGATGGCGTCTCATAGTGACGACACTGCCGCCGGGTTCGCACAGCTGGTGCGCGCGCAGGAAGCGATCACCGCCGCGTTCACATTAACCGGAGAGGCCGATTATCTGTTGCGGATCTGGTGCGCCGATTTGCAAAGCTTACACAGGATCATTCACGGTATACTCTTGCCCCATCCCGCTGTCGCACGGGTGCAATCCCAGATCGTTATGGATCAAATGAAACCCGACGCGCCGCTGCCGCTTTAG
- the hppD gene encoding 4-hydroxyphenylpyruvate dioxygenase has protein sequence MGPFPHDAPRATISEANPAGTDGFEFVEFAHPEPEQLRDLFTCMGYIHTATHKTKNIELWQQGDITYALNAEPGSFASRFVEEHGPCAPSMAWRVVDADHALKHAISCGGEEYTGTDKTMDVPAIIGIGGSLIYLVDQYYDTSPYNTEFNWVHDAHPAGVGFFYLDHLTHNVHKGNMDVWFDFYGRIFNFREIRFFDIEGKFTGLLSRALTSPCGRIRIPINEDRGEKGQIVEYLKRYKGEGIQHIAVGTNDIYAATDTIAEKGIRFMPAPPSTYYDLSKTRVVDHEEPLEKMMKHGILIDGEGVVDGGETRILLQIFSKTVIGPIFFEFIQRKGDDGFGEGNFKALFESIEADQIARGVLSDAS, from the coding sequence ATGGGCCCGTTTCCCCATGACGCCCCCCGTGCAACCATTTCAGAGGCCAACCCTGCGGGCACGGACGGGTTCGAATTTGTCGAATTCGCCCATCCCGAGCCTGAGCAGTTGCGCGATCTGTTCACCTGCATGGGGTATATCCACACCGCGACCCATAAGACCAAAAACATCGAGCTGTGGCAGCAGGGAGATATCACCTATGCCCTGAATGCCGAGCCGGGCAGTTTCGCCAGCCGTTTTGTGGAAGAACACGGGCCCTGCGCACCGTCCATGGCCTGGCGGGTTGTCGACGCGGATCATGCGCTGAAACACGCGATCTCCTGCGGGGGCGAGGAATATACCGGCACTGACAAGACCATGGATGTGCCCGCGATCATCGGCATCGGTGGCAGCCTGATCTATCTGGTGGATCAGTATTACGACACCAGCCCCTATAATACCGAGTTCAACTGGGTCCATGATGCCCATCCGGCAGGTGTCGGGTTTTTCTATCTCGATCACCTCACCCATAATGTCCACAAGGGCAATATGGATGTCTGGTTCGATTTCTACGGGCGGATTTTCAATTTCAGGGAAATCCGGTTCTTTGACATCGAGGGCAAGTTTACCGGGCTTCTCAGCCGGGCGCTGACCTCGCCCTGTGGTCGCATCCGTATTCCGATCAACGAGGATCGGGGCGAGAAGGGTCAGATCGTCGAATACCTCAAGCGTTACAAGGGCGAAGGCATCCAGCATATCGCTGTCGGAACCAATGATATCTATGCCGCGACCGACACGATTGCGGAAAAGGGTATCCGTTTCATGCCCGCCCCGCCGTCAACCTATTATGACCTGAGCAAGACCCGGGTCGTGGATCATGAAGAGCCGCTCGAAAAGATGATGAAACATGGCATCCTGATCGACGGGGAAGGGGTTGTTGATGGTGGCGAGACGCGGATTTTGCTGCAAATCTTCTCGAAAACCGTGATCGGGCCGATCTTCTTTGAGTTCATCCAGCGCAAAGGCGATGACGGGTTTGGCGAAGGCAATTTCAAAGCTCTGTTTGAAAGCATCGAGGCCGATCAGATCGCACGCGGTGTGTTGAGCGACGCGTCTTAA
- a CDS encoding IS30 family transposase: protein MVKDRRAKSAQQAISRTLGPLRDHVHTLTYDNGPEFSHHQKVNRDLGAKSFFAHPYHSWERGSNENMNGLLRQYFPKGKSMKAVTKTQINAIVERL from the coding sequence GTGGTCAAAGATCGCAGGGCAAAATCGGCACAGCAAGCCATCTCACGCACGCTCGGGCCTTTGCGGGACCACGTCCACACACTGACCTATGATAATGGGCCGGAGTTTTCGCACCACCAAAAGGTCAATCGCGACCTCGGTGCAAAGAGCTTCTTTGCGCATCCCTATCATTCCTGGGAGCGCGGTTCGAACGAAAATATGAATGGCTTGCTACGGCAATACTTCCCGAAAGGAAAATCCATGAAGGCCGTGACAAAGACGCAGATCAACGCAATCGTTGAACGCCTATAG